The following are from one region of the Plodia interpunctella isolate USDA-ARS_2022_Savannah chromosome 25, ilPloInte3.2, whole genome shotgun sequence genome:
- the LOC128680713 gene encoding serine protease inhibitor 2.1-like, with protein sequence MERAVLLLFIASVHCAVDFSERPRNFSIELVYHTAQQTGGHVVISPFGIWTLMTGVALGATDNSYQQLANAFILPKNKASLINGYKKLTDVVLNPNTDGVQLTSKNFVFLDENFNVFPDFKRTVQNDFGAAVKVLNFKDPNSANVANSYIETSGGRVTNVLRSDDFRESRMILTNVISFKGLWSSPFNKSDTVVEPFYNEEKTVTGSVNMMYQKGQFPYSNVRELQSFVLEIPYGDDGKYSMIFVLPYPNMKVSEVYKNFANFGLKDVFKTLQRDVDEYGLEDIDVKIPRFHITTNVVMNKPLNDMGVYDIFQPDSASFDRVTKEDIFVSAIVHKADIEVTETGTVASAATSAYFADRISSPSFYANRPFVYFVIEKSTTTVLFGGIYSKPTVY encoded by the coding sequence ATGGAGCGCGCTGTGTTGTTACTTTTCATCGCATCTGTACATTGTGCCGTAGATTTTAGTGAAAGACCGAGAAATTTCAGCATAGAACTTGTGTACCACACTGCCCAACAAACTGGAGGTCATGTTGTGATTTCACCTTTCGGGATATGGACCTTGATGACAGGTGTAGCTCTTGGAGCAACGGACAACAGTTATCAACAACTGGCTAATGCATTCATTCTACCTAAAAACAAAGCCAGTTTAATTAATGGCTACAAGAAATTGACAGACGTCGTGCTTAATCCCAACACTGATGGAGTTCAATTAACAAGTAAGAATTTCGTTTTTCTGGACGAGAATTTCAACGTGTTTCCGGACTTCAAGAGGACAGTGCAAAACGATTTCGGCGCAGCGgtgaaagttttaaatttcaaagatCCCAATTCTGCGAATGTCGCGAATTCTTACATAGAAACTTCTGGTGGAAGGGTGACGAACGTTTTGAGATCTGACGACTTTAGAGAATCGAGAATGATACTTACAAACGTGATATCTTTCAAAGGATTATGGTCTTCCCCATTCAATAAGTCTGATACAGTCGTCGAGCCATTTTACAACGAAGAAAAAACTGTAACAGGATCTGTTAATATGATGTATCAAAAAGGACAATTCCCTTATTCCAACGTTAGAGAATTACAATCGTTTGTGCTTGAAATCCCATACGGCGACGACGGTAAATACTCAATGATATTTGTCTTGCCTTATCCTAATATGAAAGTGTCTGAAGTGTATAAGAACTTCGCAAATTTCGGTCTCAAAGATGTATTCAAAACTCTTCAGAGAGATGTCGATGAGTACGGTTTAGAAGATATCGATGTGAAGATTCCAAGATTCCACATCACTACAAACGTTGTTATGAACAAGCCGTTGAACGACATGGGCGTTTACGATATCTTTCAGCCAGATTCGGCAAGTTTTGATAGAGTGACAAAAGAAGATATATTCGTCTCGGCGATTGTTCACAAAGCTGACATAGAAGTGACGGAGACGGGAACAGTTGCATCAGCTGCTACATCAGCTTATTTCGCAGACAGGATATCATCGCCAAGCTTCTATGCTAATAGACCATTCGTATACTTCGTTATAGAGAAATCTACTACCACAGTTTTATTTGGTGGCATTTATTCTAAACCTACCGTATATTAA